The genomic interval ACAGGTTGAGGACAGGCATAAGCTGGTACGAGACAAAGATCTCTATAATTCGAGGAGCAATCCGTTCTTATCTTGCCAACCCTATTCTGTCATTGAATCCAATTGCAAGTGCGTAACTCCTAATTATATTAGCTACATAAGACGTGAACAACTTTCGTTGAGTAAATTCGAGATAGTTAGATCAACTAGTATTGTAAGATGTATAGCTACATTAAGCTTAACGTTGCTGATCACTTTACTGTTTCATTATACGTACTTTACCAATGCTGGGCCGATGGTCCTTACAGATCAGCAGGATTACGCTCCCGGAGAAATAGTAGAAGTGACCGGCTTGGGGTTTACTCAAGGCATAAGCTACGATGTGGTTATTATAAGACCTGATGGATCAATCATTAAGAGTGATGGAACACCCGGATTCGATAGTGTTGTTGCAGGGCCAGACGGCACATTCATTTATTATTACAACCTTGACGGTATCTTTGGTACCTATATTGTTGAGATATACGAATCAACTGACATTTCGCATTCCTTCATTCTTGCCACTACTACATTTAGCGATAGCCCGATTCATTTCTTTCAACATGCAACATCTGATAAACCTACATCTAGAACAAGCCCTTCTGGTTTTCAAATAGAGGGGTGTGCCCCAATTTCTGGAGCCCAGCTCAGCATATCCTTTGATATCTATCTGCTAAAAACATCAGGACCTGCAGAGAAGGTTAGACTTACTATGCAGAGCGATGTGGATGACGATGGTCAGGACGAGAGCGAATACACAGACGCAGTTACTATAAATCAGATAAAATATAGGCACGAATTGGGTACTACCCAAGGCACCGAATTTACTGACAATACATCACCCTTTGATGTGGGAGGTCAGACTTCGGATCCTAACGTTCCTGCAGCTGAGGAACATGCTGTGGGTCAATTAAGGGCACAAACACATCCCCATACCCATGTGACAGTTGAATTCACAACCAGT from Nitrososphaerales archaeon carries:
- a CDS encoding IS701 family transposase produces the protein RLRTGISWYETKISIIRGAIRSYLANPILSLNPIASA